A single region of the Sorghum bicolor cultivar BTx623 chromosome 7, Sorghum_bicolor_NCBIv3, whole genome shotgun sequence genome encodes:
- the LOC8076592 gene encoding DNA-directed RNA polymerase II subunit 1 → MDARFPYSPAEVAKVELVQFGILSPDEIRQMSVVQIEHAETMERGKPKPGGLSDPRLGTIDRKIKCETCMAGMAECPGHFGHLELAKPMFHIGFIKTVLSIMRCVCFNCSKILADEDETKFKQALKIRNPKNRLKRIYDACKSKKVCAGGDDLDVQEQDTDEPVKKRGGCGAQQPNITVDGMKMVAEFKAPKKKSDDQDQLPEPVERKQILSAERVLNVLKRISDEDCLLLGLNPKYARPDWMILQVLPVPPPPVRPSVMMDTSSRSEDDLTHQLAMIIRHNENLRRQERNGAPAHIITEFAQLLQFHIATYFDNELPGQPRATQRSGRPIKSICSRLKAKEGRIRGNLMGKRVDFSARTVITPDPNINIDELGVPWSIALNLTYPETVTPYNIERLKELVEYGPHPPPGKTGAKYIIREDGQRLDLRYVKKSSDQHLELGYKVERHLNDGDFVLFNRQPSLHKMSIMGHRIKIMPYSTFRLNLSVTSPYNADFDGDEMNMHVPQSFETRAEVLELMMVPKCIVSPQSNRPVMGIVQDTLLGCRKITKRDTLIEKDVFMNILMWWQDFDGKIPAPAILKPRPIWTGKQVFNLIIPKQINLIRFSAWHSEEEKGFITPGDTMVRIEKGELLSGTLCKKSLGTGTGSLIHIIWEEVGPDAARKFLGHTQWLVNYWLLQNGFSIGIGDTIADASTMQTINDTICKAKDEVKELIKKAHEKQLEAEPGRTMMESFENRVNQVLNKARDDAGSSAQKSLSESNNLKAMVTAGSKGSFINISQMTACVGQQNVEGKRIPFGFIDRTLPHFTKDDYGPESRGFVENSYLRGLTPQEFFFHAMGGREGLIDTAVKTSETGYIQRRLVKAMEDIMVKYDGTVRNSLGDVIQFLYGEDGMDAVWIESQKLDSLKMKKPEFDNLFRYELDDENWRPNYMLPEHVDDLKTIREFRNVFEAEVQKLEADRYQLGTEIATTGDNSWPMPVNLKRLIWNAQKTFRIDFRRPSDMHPMEIVEAVDKLQERLKVVPGDDPMSIEAQKNATLFFNILLRSTFASKRVLKEYRLTKEAFEWVIGEIESRFLQSLVAPGEMIGCVAAQSIGEPATQMTLNTFHYAGVSAKNVTLGVPRLREIINVAKKIKTPSLSVYLKPEVNQKKELAKNVQCALEYTTLRSVTHATEIWYDPDPLGTIIEEDAEFVQSYYEMPDEDIDPDKISPWLLRIELNREMMVDKKLSMADIADKINREFDDDLSCIFNDDNADKLILRIRITNDEAPKGEIQDESAEDDVFLKKIEGNMLTEMALRGIPDINKVFIKEGKVNTFYQDEGFKAANEWMLDTEGVNLLAVMCHEDVDATRTTSNHLIEVIEVLGIEAVRRSLLDELRVVISFDGSYVNYRHLAILCDTMTYRGHLMAITRHGINRNDTGPLMRCSFEETVDILLDAAVYAESDHLRGVTENIMLGQLAPIGTGGCALYLNDQMLQQAIELQLPSYVEGLDFGMTPARSPISGTPYHEGMMSPSYLLSPNIRASPINTDASFSPYVGHMAFSPFPSPGGYSPSSGGYSPSSPVFTPEKGYSPLSPSYSPASPSYSPTSPSYTPGSPTYSPTSPNYSPTSPTYSPTSPSYSPTSPSYSPTSPSYSPTSPSYSPTSPSYSPTSPSYSPTSPVYSPTSPAYSPTSPAYSPTSPSYSPTSPSYSPTSPSYSPTSPSYSPTSPSYSPTSPSYSPTSPSYSPTSPAYSPTSPGYSPTSPSYSPTSPSYSPTSPSYNPSSAKYSPSHAYSPSSPRMTPYSQTSPSYSPTSPTYSPTSPSYSQPSPSYSPTSPFNTSGGPSPDYSPTSPNYSPSGSYSPTAPGYSPSSTGQGNDKDDESNR, encoded by the exons ATGGACGCGAGGTTCCCGTACTCGCCGGCCGAGGTGGCCAAGGTCGAGCTCGTGCAGTTCGGCATCCTCAGCCCCGACGAGATC AGACAAATGTCGGTGGTTCAAATAGAACATGCAGAGACCATGGAGAGGGGAAAACCGAAGCCTGGTGGGCTCAGTGACCCTCGATTGGGGACTATCGACCGGAAAATTAAGTGCGAGACATGCATGGCAGGGATGGCAGAGTGCCCAGGCCACTTTGGGCACCTTGAGCTTGCCAAGCCGATGTTCCACATCGGATTCATTAAGACTGTGCTCTCCATCATGCGCTGTGTTTGCTTTAACTGCTCCAAGATCCTTGCGGATGAG GATGAAACCAAATTTAAGCAGGCTCTAAAAATCAGGAATCCAAAGAATAGATTGAAGAGAATATATGATGCTTGCAAGAGCAAAAAAGTCTGTGCAGGTGGCGATGACCTTGATGTTCAGGAGCAGGATACTGACGAGCCTGTTAAGAAAAGAGGTGGCTGTGGTGCTCAGCAGCCAAATATTACAGTAGATGGTATGAAGATGGTCGCAGAGTTTAAAGCTCCAAAGAAGAAAAGTGATGATCAGGATCAACTCCCTGAGCCAGTGGAACGCAAGCAAATCCTTTCAGCTGAGAGG GTCCTTAATGTTCTAAAGCGTATAAGCGATGAGGACTGTCTTCTGTTGGGCCTGAATCCCAAATATGCCCGTCCTGATTGGATGATACTTCAAGTTCTTCCAGTCCCTCCACCCCCTGTTAGACCATCTGTCATGATGGACACTTCTTCCAGAAGTGAG GATGATTTGACTCATCAGTTAGCTATGATAATACGGCATAATGAGAACTTGAGGAGGCAAGAGAGAAATGGTGCTCCAGCTCACATTATAACAGAGTTTGCTCAGTTGTTGCAATTTCATATTGCAACATACTTTGATAATGAACTTCCTGGCCAACCCAGG GCCACGCAGCGTTCTGGAAGGCCTATTAAATCAATTTGCAGCAGGCTGAAAGCTAAAGAAGGCCGAATTAGAGGAAACTTGATGGGCAAGCGTGTTGATTTCTCGGCACGTACTGTTATTACACCAGATCCAAACATAAACATTGATGAGTTGGGAGTACCATGGAGCATTGCTTTGAACCTGACATATCCTGAAACTGTCACTCCATATAATATTGAGAG GTTGAAGGAACTTGTTGAATATGGGCCTCACCCTCCCCCAGGGAAGACCGGTGCAAAGTACATTATCAGGGAAGATGGTCAGAGGCTTGATCTTCgatatgtgaagaaaagcagcgATCAGCATCTGGAGCTTGGTTACAAG GTGGAAAGACATCTCAATGATGGGGATTTTGTTCTTTTCAATCGGCAACCAAGTCTTCATAAAATGTCTATCATGGGGCATCGCATCAAAATTATGCCCTACTCAACTTTCCGGTTGAACTTGTCTGTCACTTCACCATACAATGCTGACTTTGATGGTGATGAGATGAATATGCATGTGCCCCAGTCATTTGAGACCAGGGCAGAAGTTCTGGAGTTAATGATGGTGCCAAAATGCATTGTCTCTCCACAATCAAATAGGCCTGTCATGGGTATTGTCCAAGACACACTGCTTGGTTGTCGCAAAATTACTAAAAGGGACACTCTAATTGAAAAG GATGTATTTATGAACATCTTGATGTGGTGGCAAGACTTTGATGGAAAGATTCCTGCACCTGCCATTTTGAAACCTAGGCCTATTTGGACTGGGAAACAAGTTTTTAACTTAATTATCCCCAAGCAAATAAATTTAATACGGTTTTCAGCATGGCATTCGGAAGAAGAAAAGGGATTTATTACTCCTGGTGATACTATGGTCAGGATAGAGAAGGGAGAGCTTCTGTCTGGTACACTTTGCAAGAAGAGTCTTGGAACAGGCACTGGAAGTCTTATCCATATCATTTG GGAAGAGGTTGGTCCTGATGCTGCCCGGAAGTTCTTAGGACATACACAGTGGCTTGTAAACTACTGGCTTCTTCAAAATGGTTTCAGTATTGGAATTGGGGATACCATTGCAGATGCTTCCACCATGCAAACGATTAATGACACAATTTGTAAAGCAAAGGATGAGGTGAAGGAGCTTATTAAAAAAGCACATGAGAAGCAGTTGGAAGCTGAGCCAGGACGCACCATGATGGAGTCATTTGAAAACAGAGTGAACCAG GTTCTTAACAAAGCTCGTGATGATGCTGGGAGCAGTGCTCAGAAGAGCTTGTCTGAAAGCAACAATTTGAAGGCTATGGTCACTGCAGGCTCAAAAGGAAGTTTCATTAACATTTCACAAATGACTGCTTGTGTGGGACAGCAGAATGTTGAGGGCAAGCGGATCCCTTTTGGTTTCATTGATCGGACGTTGCCACATTTCACAAAAGATGATTATGGTCCTGAAAGTCGTGGATTTGTGGAAAATTCTTACCTCCGAGGTCTGACACCACAAGAATTTTTCTTTCACGCTATGGGTGGTAGAGAAGGTCTTATAGATACTGCTGTGAAGACCTCTGAGACAGGGTATATCCAGAGGAGACTTGTGAAAGCTATGGAGGACATCATGGTTAAATACGATGGTACTGTAAGAAATTCTCTGGGAGATGTCATTCAGTTCTTGTATGGGGAAGATGGCATGGATGCTGTTTGGATTGAATCTCAAAAATTGGACTCATTGAAGATGAAGAAGCCTGAGTTTGATAATTTGTTCCGTTATGAGCTGGATGACGAGAACTGGAGACCTAACTACATGCTACCAGAACATGTTGACGATTTGAAGACCATACGTGAATTTAGAAATGTGTTTGAGGCAGAGGTTCAAAAGCTAGAAGCTGATCGGTACCAGCTTGGGACTGAGATTGCCACAACTGGTGACAATTCATGGCCTATGCCTGTGAATCTCAAGCGGCTCATCTGGAATGCTCAGAAGACATTCAGGATTGATTTTAGAAGACCTTCTGACATGCACCCTATGGAAATTGTAGAAGCGGTAGATAAACTGCAAGAAAGACTTAAGGTTGTACCTGGTGATGATCCCATGAGCATTGAGGCTCAGAAGAATGCAACCTTGTTCTTTAATATCCTGCTTCGTAGCACGTTTGCTAGCAAGAGGGTCTTGAAGGAATACAGGCTTACAAAGGAAGCTTTTGAATGGGTTATCGGTGAGATTGAATCGAGGTTTCTTCAGTCTTTGGTGGCCCCTGGTGAGATGATTGGATGTGTGGCTGCACAATCAATTGGAGAACCAGCAACACAGATGACCCTAAATACCTTCCATTATGCTGGTGTCAGTGCCAAGAATGTCACCCTTGGAGTTCCCAGGTTGAGGGAGATCATTAATGTTGCCAAGAAGATAAAGACTCCATCTTTGTCTGTTTACCTGAAGCCTGAGGTGAACCAGAAGAAAGAATTGGCTAAGAATGTCCAGTGTGCTTTGGAGTACACCACACTGCGTAGTGTTACCCACGCCACAGAGATATGGTATGATCCTGATCCGCTAGGAACCATCATCGAAGAGGATGCAGAGTTTGTTCAGTCCTATTACGAAATGCCTGATGAGGATATTGACCCGGATAAAATTTCTCCTTGGCTGCTGCGTATTGAGCTTAATCGTGAGATGATGGTTGATAAGAAGTTGAGCATGGCTGATATTGCCGACAAGATTAACCGTGAGTTTGATGATGACTTATCATGCATTTTCAATGATGATAATGCGGATAAGCTCATCCTCCGTATCCGCATCACAAATGATGAAGCTCCAAAAGGAGAAATACAAGATGAGTCTGCTGAGGATGATGTCTTCCTAAAAAAGATAGAGGGTAATATGTTGACAGAGATGGCGCTTCGAGGCATTCCAGATATCAACAAAGTGTTCATCAAAGAAGGGAAGGTCAATACTTTTTATCAAGACGAAGGTTTCAAAGCAGCCAATGAATGGATGCTCGATACAGAAGGTGTGAATCTCTTAGCTGTCATGTGTCATGAGGATGTTGATGCTACAAGGACAACAAGTAACCATCTGATTGAAGTGATTGAGGTACTTGGAATTGAGGCTGTCCGTCGATCTCTCTTGGATGAGCTTCGGGTGGTGATATCTTTCGATGGATCCTATGTGAACTACAGGCATCTGGCCATTCTTTGTGATACAATGACATACAGAGGTCACCTAATGGCGATTACAAGGCATGGTATCAACCGCAATGACACTGGGCCTCTTATGAGATGTTCCTTTGAAGAGACTGTTGACATCTTACTTGATGCTGCTGTATATGCTGAATCTGACCACCTGAGAGGTGTCACTGAAAACATAATGCTTGGTCAGCTTGCTCCTATTGGTACTGGAGGCTGTGCGCTATATCTGAATGACCAGATGTTGCAGCAGGCAATTGAACTTCAACTTCCAAGCTATGTGGAAGGCCTGGACTTCGGCATGACACCAGCACGATCACCCATCTCTGGGACACCTTACCATGAAGGAATGATGTCCCCAAGTTATCTGCTGAGTCCAAACATCAGGGCTTCCCCCATTAATACAGATGCTTCGTTCTCACCATATGTTGGGCACATGGCATTCTCACCATTCCCTTCACCAGGTGGTTACTCTCCATCGTCAGGGGGATACAGTCCATCTTCTCCTGTTTTCACCCCAGAGAAAGGATATAGCCCTCTTTCTCCATCATACAGCCCTGCATCGCCAAGCTATAGTCCCACCTCACCATCATATACACCTGGCTCTCCCACCTACAGTCCCACAAGCCCGAATTACTCCCCAACAAGTCCGACTTACTCGCCTACCAGTCCATCATACTCACCCACATCTCCGAGTTACAGCCCAACATCTCCTAGCTACAGTCCTACATCACCAAGCTACAGCCCTACATCTCCTAGTTATAGTCCTACATCACCAAGTTACAGCCCCACCTCACCAGTTTATAGCCCTACATCTCCAGCATACAGCCCTACATCTCCCGCATATAGCCCCACATCACCATCTTACAGTCCAACTTCGCCATCTTATAGCCCTACATCACCATCATACAGCCCAACATCCCCCTCATACAGCCCTACCTCCCCCTCATACAGCCCTACCTCCCCCTCATACAGCCCTACCTCCCCCTCGTACAGCCCAACATCACCTGCATACAGCCCTACTTCGCCAGGATACAGCCCAACATCACCGAGCTACAGTCCTACTTCTCCGAGCTACAGTCCTACTTCTCCGAGCTACAATCCTTCATCAGCCAAGTACAGCCCTTCGCATGCATACTCTCCAAGCAGCCCCCGGATGACTCCATATAGTCAGACTTCTCCAAGCTACAG TCCAACGTCACCGACATACTCTCCAACGTCACCATCATATTCACAACCAAGTCCATCGTACAGCCCAACAAG CCCGTTCAACACCTCTGGAGGACCTAGCCCAGATTATAGCCCAACCTCTCCAAATTACAG CCCTAGTGGAAGCTACTCCCCCACTGCACCGGGGTACTCCCCATCGTCCACAGGCCAAGGTAATGACAAGGATGACGAGAGCAATCGTTGA